From the Equus przewalskii isolate Varuska chromosome 19, EquPr2, whole genome shotgun sequence genome, one window contains:
- the LOC103545664 gene encoding saoe class I histocompatibility antigen, A alpha chain-like isoform X2: protein MARIPVMAPRTLLLLLSGALTLTETWAGSHSLRYFLTGVSRPGRGEPRFIAVGYVDDTQFERFDSDAASPRMEPRAPWMEQVGPEYWEEQTLLAKDVAQTFRVNLNILRGLYNQSEAGSHTLQVLYGCDAGPDGRLLRGYRQSAYDGADYLALNEDLRSWTAADAAAQITRRKWEVEGEAERERNYLEGRCVKWLLRHLENGKETLQRAGAPKTHVTHHPISDHEVTLRCWALDFYPAEITLTWQRDGEDLTQDMELVETRPAGDGTFQKWAAVVVPSGEEQSYMCHVQHKGLPEPLTLRWEPPPEATIIVGVIAGLGLFVVTGAAVAGAVIWRKKRSGSDSAQGSDVSLMDPKV from the exons ATGGCGAGGATCCCGGTCATGGCGCCTCGaaccctcctcctgctgctctcgGGGGCCCTGACCCTGACCGAGACCTGGGCGG gctccCACTCCCTGAGGTATTTCCTCACCGGCGTGTCCCGGCCCGGCCGCGGGGAGCCCCGCTTCATCGCCGTCGGCTACGTGGACGACACGCAGTTCGAGCGGTTCGACAGCGACGCCGCGAGTCCGAGGATGGAGCCGCGGGCGCCTTGGATGGAGCAGGTGGGGCCGGAGTATTGGGAAGAGCAGACGCTGCTCGCCAAGGACGTAGCACAGACTTTCCGAGTGAACCTGAACATCCTGCGCGGCTTATACAACCAGAGCGAGGCTG GGTCTCACACCCTCCAGGTGTTGTATGGCTGCGACGCGGGGCCGGACGGGCGTCTCCTCCGCGGGTACAGACAGTCCGCCTACGACGGCGCCGATTACCTCGCCCTGAACGAGGACCTGCGCTCCTGGACCGCGGCGGACGCGGCGGCGCAGATCACCCGGCGCAAGTGGGAGGTGGAAGGTGAGGCGGAGCGAGAAAGGAACTACCTGGAAGGCAGGTGCGTGAAGTGGCTCCTGAGACACCTGGAGAACGGGAAGGAGACGCTGCAGCGCGCGG GCGCCCCGAAGACACATGTGACCCACCACCCCATCTCTGACCATGAGGTCACCCTGAGATGCTGGGCCCTGGACTTCTACCCTGCGGAGATCACCCTGACCTGGCAGCGTGACGGGGAGGACCTGACCCAGGACATGGAGCTTGTGGAGACCAGGCCTGCAGGGGATGGGACCTTCCAGAAGTGGGCGGCTGTGGTGGTACCTtctggggaggagcagagctACATGTGCCATGTGCAGCACAAGGGGCTGCCTGAGCCCCTCACCCTGAGATGGG aGCCGCCTCCTGAGGCCACCATCATCGTGGGCGTCATTGCTGGCCTGGGTCTCTTTGTGGTCACTGGCGCTGCAGTAGCTGGAGCTGTGATCTGGAGGAAGAAGCGTTCTG GCAGTGACAGTGCCCAGGGCTCTGATGTGTCTCTCATGGATCCTAAAG TGTGA
- the LOC103545664 gene encoding saoe class I histocompatibility antigen, A alpha chain-like isoform X1 has translation MARIPVMAPRTLLLLLSGALTLTETWAGSHSLRYFLTGVSRPGRGEPRFIAVGYVDDTQFERFDSDAASPRMEPRAPWMEQVGPEYWEEQTLLAKDVAQTFRVNLNILRGLYNQSEAGSHTLQVLYGCDAGPDGRLLRGYRQSAYDGADYLALNEDLRSWTAADAAAQITRRKWEVEGEAERERNYLEGRCVKWLLRHLENGKETLQRAGAPKTHVTHHPISDHEVTLRCWALDFYPAEITLTWQRDGEDLTQDMELVETRPAGDGTFQKWAAVVVPSGEEQSYMCHVQHKGLPEPLTLRWEPPPEATIIVGVIAGLGLFVVTGAAVAGAVIWRKKRSGEKRGIYLQAANSDSAQGSDASLPQKV, from the exons ATGGCGAGGATCCCGGTCATGGCGCCTCGaaccctcctcctgctgctctcgGGGGCCCTGACCCTGACCGAGACCTGGGCGG gctccCACTCCCTGAGGTATTTCCTCACCGGCGTGTCCCGGCCCGGCCGCGGGGAGCCCCGCTTCATCGCCGTCGGCTACGTGGACGACACGCAGTTCGAGCGGTTCGACAGCGACGCCGCGAGTCCGAGGATGGAGCCGCGGGCGCCTTGGATGGAGCAGGTGGGGCCGGAGTATTGGGAAGAGCAGACGCTGCTCGCCAAGGACGTAGCACAGACTTTCCGAGTGAACCTGAACATCCTGCGCGGCTTATACAACCAGAGCGAGGCTG GGTCTCACACCCTCCAGGTGTTGTATGGCTGCGACGCGGGGCCGGACGGGCGTCTCCTCCGCGGGTACAGACAGTCCGCCTACGACGGCGCCGATTACCTCGCCCTGAACGAGGACCTGCGCTCCTGGACCGCGGCGGACGCGGCGGCGCAGATCACCCGGCGCAAGTGGGAGGTGGAAGGTGAGGCGGAGCGAGAAAGGAACTACCTGGAAGGCAGGTGCGTGAAGTGGCTCCTGAGACACCTGGAGAACGGGAAGGAGACGCTGCAGCGCGCGG GCGCCCCGAAGACACATGTGACCCACCACCCCATCTCTGACCATGAGGTCACCCTGAGATGCTGGGCCCTGGACTTCTACCCTGCGGAGATCACCCTGACCTGGCAGCGTGACGGGGAGGACCTGACCCAGGACATGGAGCTTGTGGAGACCAGGCCTGCAGGGGATGGGACCTTCCAGAAGTGGGCGGCTGTGGTGGTACCTtctggggaggagcagagctACATGTGCCATGTGCAGCACAAGGGGCTGCCTGAGCCCCTCACCCTGAGATGGG aGCCGCCTCCTGAGGCCACCATCATCGTGGGCGTCATTGCTGGCCTGGGTCTCTTTGTGGTCACTGGCGCTGCAGTAGCTGGAGCTGTGATCTGGAGGAAGAAGCGTTCTG